From a region of the Pseudomonas fulva 12-X genome:
- the pyk gene encoding pyruvate kinase — MTVRRTKIVATLGPASNSPQMLEKLILAGLDVARLNFSHGTPEEHKARAQLVRDIAAKHGRHVALLGDLQGPKIRIAKFANKRIELQVGDRFTFSTSHPLTEGNQQVVGIDYPDLVKDCGVGDELLLDDGRVVMRVESTTPDTLECVVLIGGPLSDHKGINRRGGGLTAPALTEKDKADIKLAAEMDLDYLAVSFPRDAADMEYARQLRDEAGGKAWLVAKIERAEAVANDETLDGLIKASDVVMVARGDLGVEIGDAELVGIQKKIILHARRHNKAVIVATQMMESMIQNPMPTRAEVSDVANAVLDYTDAVMLSAESAAGAYPLEAVQAMARICLGAERHPTGKSSSHRIGKTFERCDESIALAAMYTANHFPGVKAIIALTESGYTPLVMSRIRSSVPIYSFSPHRDTQARSAMFRGVYTIPFDPAALPAGEVSQAAVDELLKRGLVEQGDWVILTKGDSYHTIGGTNGMKILHVGDVLV, encoded by the coding sequence CTCCCACGGCACCCCGGAAGAGCACAAGGCACGCGCCCAGCTGGTACGCGACATCGCCGCCAAGCATGGCCGCCACGTGGCTCTGCTGGGCGACCTGCAAGGCCCGAAGATCCGTATCGCCAAGTTCGCCAACAAGCGTATCGAACTGCAGGTCGGTGACCGCTTCACCTTCTCCACCAGCCATCCGCTGACCGAAGGCAACCAGCAGGTTGTCGGCATCGACTACCCGGATCTGGTCAAGGATTGCGGCGTGGGCGACGAACTGCTGCTCGACGATGGTCGCGTGGTCATGCGCGTGGAAAGCACCACCCCCGACACCCTCGAATGCGTCGTGCTGATCGGCGGCCCGCTGTCCGACCACAAGGGCATCAACCGTCGCGGTGGCGGCCTGACCGCCCCGGCCCTAACCGAGAAAGACAAGGCCGACATCAAGCTCGCTGCCGAAATGGACCTGGACTACCTGGCCGTTTCCTTCCCCCGTGATGCGGCGGACATGGAATACGCCCGCCAGCTGCGTGACGAAGCCGGCGGCAAGGCCTGGCTGGTCGCCAAGATCGAGCGTGCCGAAGCGGTAGCCAACGACGAAACCCTCGACGGTCTGATCAAGGCCAGCGACGTGGTGATGGTCGCCCGTGGTGACCTCGGTGTGGAAATCGGCGACGCCGAGCTGGTCGGCATCCAGAAGAAGATCATTCTGCACGCACGTCGCCACAACAAGGCGGTGATCGTCGCGACCCAGATGATGGAGTCGATGATCCAGAACCCGATGCCGACCCGTGCCGAGGTGTCCGACGTAGCCAACGCCGTGCTCGACTACACCGACGCGGTCATGCTGTCGGCCGAGAGCGCCGCCGGCGCCTACCCGCTGGAAGCCGTGCAGGCCATGGCGCGTATCTGCCTGGGCGCCGAGCGTCACCCGACCGGCAAGAGCTCCAGCCATCGCATCGGCAAGACCTTCGAGCGCTGCGACGAGAGCATCGCCCTGGCGGCCATGTACACCGCCAACCACTTCCCGGGCGTGAAGGCGATCATCGCCCTGACCGAAAGCGGTTACACCCCGCTGGTCATGTCGCGCATCCGCTCCTCGGTGCCGATCTACTCCTTCTCCCCGCACCGCGATACCCAGGCGCGCTCGGCGATGTTCCGCGGCGTGTACACCATCCCGTTCGACCCGGCGGCCCTGCCGGCCGGCGAAGTCAGCCAGGCGGCGGTGGACGAGCTGCTCAAGCGCGGCCTGGTCGAGCAAGGCGACTGGGTGATCCTCACCAAGGGCGACAGCTACCACACCATTGGTGGCACCAACGGCATGAAGATCCTGCATGTCGGTGACGTTCTGGTCTGA
- a CDS encoding iron-sulfur-binding ferredoxin reductase produces the protein MPQLRLSDRCWDVAPASNLLDALLAAGVPVPYSCRAGSCQACLVRCVAGEPQDAKPDALDVARREQGWRLACQCSVVEPLQLEVFDPTRDAMPAQIQALDWLSERVVRLRLVPQQPMRYRAGQHLLLWTADGIARPYSLASLPGEDAWLEFHIDCGRPGAFCDAVRQLQVGDSLRLGALSGAALHYDPDWQEKPLWLLGAGTGLAPLWAVLREALRQEHQGPIRVVHVTSAPTQHYLASALQEVASRHEQVQIELIDAAALPAFLGNLRPASRQTVALLCGGPQTVDALSRRLYLAGLPRGQLFSDLFLPHA, from the coding sequence ATGCCCCAGCTGCGACTGAGTGATCGCTGCTGGGACGTCGCCCCGGCCAGCAATCTTCTCGACGCGCTACTTGCCGCCGGTGTGCCGGTGCCTTACAGCTGCCGCGCCGGCAGTTGCCAGGCCTGCCTGGTGCGCTGCGTGGCTGGTGAGCCACAGGATGCCAAACCCGATGCGCTGGATGTGGCGCGCCGCGAGCAGGGCTGGCGGCTGGCCTGTCAGTGCAGCGTGGTAGAGCCGCTGCAGCTGGAGGTTTTCGATCCCACCCGTGATGCCATGCCCGCGCAGATTCAGGCGCTGGACTGGCTGAGCGAGCGCGTCGTGCGCCTGCGCCTCGTGCCGCAGCAACCCATGCGTTACCGGGCCGGCCAGCATCTGCTGCTGTGGACGGCGGACGGCATCGCCCGGCCTTACTCGCTCGCCAGCCTGCCCGGCGAGGACGCCTGGCTGGAGTTTCATATCGATTGCGGCCGGCCCGGCGCCTTTTGCGATGCCGTTCGCCAGCTGCAGGTCGGCGACAGTCTGCGCCTGGGCGCGTTGAGCGGCGCGGCCCTGCACTACGACCCGGACTGGCAGGAGAAACCGCTGTGGCTGCTCGGCGCCGGCACCGGCCTGGCGCCCCTGTGGGCGGTATTGCGCGAGGCGCTACGCCAGGAACATCAGGGGCCCATTCGCGTGGTGCATGTGACCAGCGCGCCTACTCAGCATTACCTGGCCAGCGCTCTGCAGGAGGTCGCCAGCCGGCACGAACAGGTACAGATCGAGCTGATCGATGCAGCCGCCTTGCCGGCATTTCTGGGCAATCTGCGCCCCGCATCGCGGCAAACGGTCGCGTTGCTCTGTGGCGGTCCGCAAACCGTCGATGCGCTTTCGCGGCGCCTGTATCTGGCTGGCTTGCCACGCGGCCAGCTGTTCAGTGACCTGTTTCTGCCTCACGCCTGA